The DNA region ACTTCATATTATTATTCTCAGATAACTGAAATTGTTGTTTCAGTTGGTGAACTGGTGGTAATCTCTTACCAATagttacacatacatataggCAACCCGAGTCGAAGCTATGTGAAGACTTCCTTAGAAGAAGGTATTAAACAAAATGTGCTCAACGCGTGGATGGTATCTGTTGACTGCCATCACCTTAGTGATTGCGCTCATACTGTTCATCGTGGCTGTCATCATCACAGCAGTTTGCTCGGCATCCAACCCTGTCAAGGAATGCATCTCTCCATCTGAGAAAACCACTCTGACAACCAGTTACGATATCACCTCAACATTGGGCATTTCCATGGAAATTGTCATGATATTCTGTACACTTCGTCTTTACTCTCTGTCGCACAGTGTTAATTTTACAAGTGAAATCCGAGTACTGAGCGCCTGGTTCACGATCATGAGAAGCCAGTCATGGGCGAGGAATCGTCTTTGTCTTCTCCTCATAGTCATGTGTTACCTTCTGATGCTGGTAACGATGTCAGTACGTGCTGATGATCACGTCGCTGCAATTAAGAACGCTGTTATAACGCTGCAGGCTGTTTTCTTGTACTTTTTGTTGCTTGTGTCCAATCTGCATGGTCCCATTGGCCGTTTTCACCCAACTCGAGGGGTTCACCCCCCTTCGCGGCACGTGACTTGCCTGTCGTTTATTCTGTTTACCTTTGCCGCTATTATTGATCTTTTACATTTCGCCCGTATCACATTGGTGGAGACTGTAGCGGAATGGGGtaacgatgacgatgacgatgacaacGACTCGTTCAGTATTATCGGAATTCTTGGACTTACATCGCATATAGCTCTCAGGTAAGAACTTAGTACAAACGTAAATACTCCcgctgtctgtctgcctgtgtgtatGTTGGTTGGTATCCATCCGtttcccctccccctctctctcttcaatatgtctgtctgtctgtcagtctctctctctctctctctctctctctctctctctctctctctctctctctctctctctctctctctctctctctctctctctctctctctctgagctTTCGTAGAAtcttcgctcaagatttaagcttgtcactacactacctacatataatattgaccactaattaacagataccgtgtctttttatcagtaaatggacaatttttagtgaatatatctttggttatttgataaaaaatgtcccagttgcagcttgTGCAGGTCTAACCTTACTAAATATTAAATAAGCAAAATAAGCACGTTATGTGGATTCTTTTCATAGATTGGATTTTGCTCAGTATTTCTGGGAGATGGCGTTTGTTGGATTCAGTAAAAAACTTCGGATTTACGGTGGAGAAAATACTGTTTTAAGAGATATTGCAGCAGATTGGATAGAGGCGGATACAAATTCACAAAATGCGGATACCCGTGAGAATAATCCTACTGTAATTGAGCCGGACTCACATATAGAAGACGCGCCCTTGCTACAGCGTAATCAAGAAGGGAAGAGTGTAACGTATGGTTCCGGTGAGACGCCATCAACGGCTGCTTTTTGAAACTTACATGATTTGTAtcacatcatttacataatggtATTTACACCTTCAATCGTGCTCAGAGGAGAGATGTACAGTCACATAAGGCATGCTTTTAGACTGGGATGTTTCGTAATGTCTTTTCGACTTTTAATTGATCGAATATGAGACACATTTCTTACGTCCGTGTTATGTTTACTGTGAATTTTACTGTTGTTTGCAGTAACACGATTTTCATCGTACAGTTATCTGCCAGCAAGTTTTTTATATCTCATTAAAAGAAtcagtgaaaaaaatgaaatgaaagagtAATTCTCTCcttacacaaatataaataaaaacattttgtttcaaaaacGTTATGAGGCGACACTTTCTGTGAGGGGATACGAATTTCATTGCAAAACCTAGACACCCCAACAGTAATGGGCTATCAAAAAATAGAAGTTGTTGAGAATGCTAGCTGCGATATGTCTTATCATTGGTCGGGTCTATAAATTGTGGCATGTCGGGGCGCCCCCCGGCCATCGGCTCAGTCTCACAGTACCCTATCGCGTCTTTGCAGATTA from Glandiceps talaboti chromosome 18, keGlaTala1.1, whole genome shotgun sequence includes:
- the LOC144449511 gene encoding uncharacterized protein LOC144449511; the encoded protein is MCSTRGWYLLTAITLVIALILFIVAVIITAVCSASNPVKECISPSEKTTLTTSYDITSTLGISMEIVMIFCTLRLYSLSHSVNFTSEIRVLSAWFTIMRSQSWARNRLCLLLIVMCYLLMLVTMSVRADDHVAAIKNAVITLQAVFLYFLLLVSNLHGPIGRFHPTRGVHPPSRHVTCLSFILFTFAAIIDLLHFARITLVETVAEWGNDDDDDDNDSFSIIGILGLTSHIALRLDFAQYFWEMAFVGFSKKLRIYGGENTVLRDIAADWIEADTNSQNADTRENNPTVIEPDSHIEDAPLLQRNQEGKSVTYGSGETPSTAAF